One genomic window of Roseobacter ponti includes the following:
- a CDS encoding 6,7-dimethyl-8-ribityllumazine synthase, giving the protein MAANEQHYTPERPSFDKPVKLLIVVAPYYKDIADNLVAGAKAEIEEAGGTWELVEVPGALEVPTAIGISDRGSNFDGYVALGCVIRGETTHYETVCNDSSRAIQLLGLQGLCIGNGILTVENRKQAEVRADPDGQNKGGGAAAAALHLIALTRKWGARTKGIGFKPAGESYRIAGASDGSHSA; this is encoded by the coding sequence ATGGCAGCCAATGAACAGCATTACACCCCTGAGCGACCGTCCTTTGATAAACCGGTGAAGCTGCTGATTGTGGTGGCTCCTTACTATAAGGATATCGCCGACAATCTGGTAGCCGGCGCCAAAGCCGAGATCGAAGAAGCCGGCGGCACCTGGGAGCTGGTCGAAGTGCCGGGCGCACTGGAAGTTCCGACGGCCATCGGCATCTCTGACCGGGGCAGTAATTTCGACGGCTATGTGGCGCTGGGCTGTGTGATCCGGGGAGAGACCACGCACTACGAAACAGTCTGCAATGACAGCTCGCGCGCGATCCAATTGCTGGGGCTGCAGGGGCTGTGCATCGGCAACGGTATCCTGACTGTGGAAAACCGCAAACAGGCCGAAGTCCGCGCTGATCCTGACGGCCAGAACAAAGGCGGCGGAGCCGCGGCGGCAGCCTTGCATCTCATCGCGCTCACCCGTAAGTGGGGCGCCCGGACAAAAGGCATCGGGTTCAAACCGGCAGGCGAAAGCTATCGCATTGCCGGCGCATCAGACGGATCACATAGCGCATGA
- the nusB gene encoding transcription antitermination factor NusB, translating into MTTAHGNLSGNQRRKMKSAARLYAVQALFQMEHSGQTVETVRREFLDHRFGAVYEGSEMLDGDMDLFADVLDQAVNHQAAIDQMTDRALVAKWPIARIDPTLRALFRAAGAELQAKDAPPKVVITEYVDVARAFFPDGKEPRFVNAVIDHMAREAQPDAF; encoded by the coding sequence ATGACAACTGCCCATGGCAATCTTTCCGGCAACCAGCGCCGCAAAATGAAATCGGCCGCACGGCTTTATGCAGTGCAGGCGCTTTTTCAGATGGAACATTCCGGCCAGACGGTTGAAACCGTGCGTCGTGAATTTCTCGATCACCGTTTCGGCGCGGTCTATGAAGGCTCTGAGATGCTCGACGGCGATATGGACCTTTTCGCGGATGTACTTGATCAGGCGGTGAACCATCAGGCTGCGATTGACCAGATGACGGACCGTGCTCTCGTTGCCAAATGGCCGATCGCGCGGATTGATCCGACACTGCGTGCCCTTTTCCGGGCCGCCGGCGCCGAGCTGCAGGCAAAAGACGCACCGCCAAAGGTCGTTATCACCGAATACGTCGATGTGGCACGGGCGTTTTTCCCGGACGGCAAAGAACCACGTTTTGTGAATGCGGTCATTGACCACATGGCACGCGAAGCACAGCCTGACGCATTTTGA
- a CDS encoding MmcB family DNA repair protein: MAHDDLQTFQAGQLLARGTARLLAGYGFVSIEEFVPARGLRVDVIGLGPKGDIWIVECKSSRADYQSDQKWRGYLEWCDRFFWAVDEAFPDELLPEDTGLIIGDAYGAEIVRMGPENRLAAPRRKGITHKIATTAARRLHSLRDPDMGQELG; encoded by the coding sequence ATGGCGCACGATGATCTTCAGACCTTTCAGGCCGGCCAGCTTCTGGCACGCGGCACCGCCCGGCTGCTGGCAGGATATGGTTTTGTCAGCATAGAGGAATTCGTGCCAGCGCGCGGTCTTCGGGTCGATGTGATCGGCCTGGGGCCAAAGGGCGATATCTGGATCGTCGAATGCAAATCGTCGCGCGCGGATTACCAGTCAGATCAGAAATGGCGGGGCTATCTGGAATGGTGCGACAGATTTTTCTGGGCCGTCGATGAGGCGTTTCCGGATGAACTTCTGCCGGAGGATACAGGGCTGATCATCGGCGATGCCTATGGTGCCGAGATTGTCAGAATGGGTCCTGAAAACCGGTTGGCCGCGCCGCGCCGGAAGGGCATCACCCATAAGATCGCCACTACGGCCGCACGACGCCTGCACAGCCTGCGCGATCCGGATATGGGGCAGGAGTTGGGCTAG
- a CDS encoding DUF6324 family protein: MGIDTERDIEANLQIGPTDKGMVRIYVEADGVEIPMDFTPDDALEIAEEISAAAARARGMSGHRR, translated from the coding sequence ATGGGCATCGACACCGAACGCGACATCGAGGCAAACCTGCAGATCGGGCCGACTGACAAAGGCATGGTGCGCATTTACGTCGAAGCGGACGGCGTTGAAATTCCTATGGATTTCACGCCTGACGATGCGCTGGAAATCGCAGAAGAAATATCAGCCGCAGCAGCACGCGCCCGTGGCATGTCCGGCCACAGACGCTAG
- a CDS encoding GNAT family N-acetyltransferase, which produces MTDVRIRMFVADDKDWLLEQHRFLYARDEGFDETFGALVSDILDDFIAHHDPERERGWIAEDDGGRLGSVFCTHTNEETARLRMFLLVPEARGQGLGRRLLDLCISHARDQGYRDITLWTHESHRAACALYAATGWQIEDSKATRSFGQDVVEQNWRYRL; this is translated from the coding sequence ATGACAGATGTAAGAATCCGCATGTTCGTAGCGGACGACAAAGACTGGCTGCTCGAACAGCACCGCTTTCTTTATGCGCGCGACGAAGGCTTTGACGAGACGTTCGGCGCGCTGGTCAGCGATATTCTTGACGATTTCATTGCGCATCATGATCCGGAGCGCGAACGGGGCTGGATTGCGGAAGACGACGGCGGCCGCCTTGGGTCTGTGTTCTGCACACATACGAATGAGGAAACCGCCCGGTTGCGGATGTTTCTGCTGGTGCCGGAAGCGCGCGGGCAGGGGCTGGGGCGGCGCCTTCTGGATCTGTGCATCAGCCATGCCCGTGATCAGGGCTACCGGGATATAACGCTCTGGACTCACGAGAGCCACCGCGCGGCCTGCGCGCTGTATGCTGCCACAGGCTGGCAGATAGAAGACAGCAAAGCGACCCGCTCATTCGGTCAGGATGTGGTCGAGCAGAACTGGCGCTATCGGCTCTGA
- a CDS encoding HNH endonuclease, whose protein sequence is MSFDLDPPGPARLILQKAGYDGGWTLQPEGTIPAALDDPPWMTLRSQNAPGQIALAIAPPGYALRTTLRVLRSLAEEGLGTLETDHLRFESIITLRTACLRAWHLFRALPDAPEATFEADLKREGQTWSGPTSQDLDPTNATTREAQVRLRVGQSTFRAALDDYWNGRCPLTGITDRALLRASHIVPWAECESDRQRLDVFNGLLLAAHWDAAFDAFLISFDADGKAIASPSLSEVGVRALGLTTAPHITLSHDHAAPMAWHRAKMNAIAIRD, encoded by the coding sequence GTGAGCTTCGACCTCGATCCTCCAGGACCCGCGCGGCTGATCCTGCAAAAGGCAGGCTATGACGGCGGCTGGACGCTGCAACCCGAGGGCACCATCCCAGCCGCGCTCGACGATCCGCCCTGGATGACGCTCCGCTCGCAGAACGCCCCCGGCCAGATCGCCCTCGCCATCGCGCCGCCCGGCTACGCCCTGCGCACTACGCTCCGTGTGCTGCGCAGTTTGGCCGAAGAGGGATTGGGCACCCTGGAGACTGACCATCTGCGGTTCGAGTCCATCATCACGCTCCGTACTGCCTGCCTGCGCGCCTGGCACCTGTTCCGCGCCTTGCCCGATGCGCCCGAGGCCACCTTCGAGGCTGACCTGAAGCGCGAAGGACAGACATGGTCCGGCCCGACGTCGCAGGACCTCGACCCCACCAACGCCACGACGCGCGAGGCGCAGGTCCGCCTGCGCGTCGGCCAGTCCACCTTCCGCGCCGCCCTCGATGACTACTGGAACGGCCGCTGCCCCCTGACCGGCATCACCGACCGCGCCTTATTGCGCGCCAGCCACATTGTGCCGTGGGCCGAATGCGAAAGCGACAGGCAACGGCTCGACGTCTTCAACGGCCTGCTTCTGGCCGCCCACTGGGACGCCGCCTTCGACGCCTTCCTGATCAGCTTTGACGCCGATGGTAAGGCCATCGCGTCACCAAGTCTGTCGGAGGTAGGCGTGCGGGCCCTGGGTCTGACCACCGCGCCGCACATCACCCTGTCCCATGATCACGCTGCACCGATGGCGTGGCATCGCGCGAAGATGAATGCGATCGCCATTCGAGATTGA